One window of Desulfarculus baarsii DSM 2075 genomic DNA carries:
- the hisD gene encoding histidinol dehydrogenase, with protein MQLTPEKLGDLSPQRRERLMARSNEDISSVFDHVRGILADIRARGDQASVDWHKELKADLTPDDFRVDHAEMTKALGQTPKDLLGCLEKAAVNIRAFHAAQMERPMWQMEVAPGIIAGRKTTPLDSAGCYVPGGRAAYPSTALMTILPAVVAGVGRVVVCTPPGEGLQVNPLTLAACHIAGASEIYKLGGPWAIGAMAYGTGVVPKVAKIVGPGNKYVTAAKMQVFGVVDIDSPAGPSEALLLADRTANPRHLALDFLSQVEHDPASAAVLVTDDAQLAQAVCQRINDIYPGMPRRQIMDQGGAYCAVLVADDMDQAIEFTNDYAPEHLQIVTAEPFVTLQRIRHAGSIFMGPWAPVPVGDYASGTNHTLPTGQGAKMFSGLSVDDFLKKPTFQYLTKDGLASLRQTVTTLAEAEGLPIHAMTVRERFND; from the coding sequence ATGCAGCTGACACCCGAGAAACTTGGCGACCTGAGCCCCCAGCGCCGGGAGCGCCTCATGGCGCGCTCCAACGAGGACATCTCCTCGGTCTTCGACCACGTCCGGGGCATCCTGGCCGATATCCGCGCCCGCGGCGATCAGGCCAGCGTCGATTGGCACAAGGAACTGAAAGCCGACCTCACGCCCGATGATTTTCGCGTCGACCACGCCGAGATGACAAAGGCCCTCGGCCAGACGCCCAAGGATCTCCTGGGCTGCCTGGAAAAGGCCGCCGTCAACATCCGCGCCTTTCACGCCGCCCAGATGGAGCGGCCCATGTGGCAGATGGAAGTGGCCCCGGGCATCATCGCCGGCCGTAAGACCACGCCCCTGGATTCGGCCGGCTGCTACGTGCCCGGCGGCCGGGCGGCCTATCCGTCCACGGCCCTGATGACCATCCTGCCGGCGGTGGTGGCCGGCGTGGGCCGCGTGGTCGTCTGCACCCCGCCCGGCGAGGGCCTACAGGTCAATCCCCTGACCCTGGCGGCCTGCCACATCGCCGGCGCCAGCGAAATCTACAAGTTGGGCGGGCCCTGGGCCATCGGGGCCATGGCCTATGGCACGGGCGTCGTGCCCAAGGTGGCCAAGATCGTCGGCCCGGGCAACAAATACGTCACCGCCGCCAAGATGCAGGTCTTCGGCGTGGTCGACATCGACTCGCCGGCCGGGCCGTCCGAGGCCCTGCTCCTGGCCGACCGCACGGCCAACCCCAGGCACCTGGCCCTTGATTTCCTCTCGCAGGTCGAACACGACCCGGCCTCGGCCGCCGTGCTGGTCACCGACGACGCCCAGTTGGCCCAGGCCGTCTGCCAGCGGATCAACGACATCTACCCCGGCATGCCCCGCCGCCAGATCATGGACCAGGGCGGGGCCTACTGCGCGGTGCTGGTGGCCGATGATATGGATCAAGCCATCGAATTCACCAACGATTACGCCCCGGAGCACCTGCAGATCGTCACCGCCGAGCCATTCGTGACCCTCCAGCGCATCCGCCACGCCGGCTCCATCTTCATGGGCCCCTGGGCCCCCGTGCCGGTTGGCGACTACGCCTCGGGCACCAATCACACCCTGCCTACCGGCCAGGGCGCCAAGATGTTCAGCGGCCTCAGCGTCGATGACTTCCTCAAGAAGCCGACCTTCCAATACCTCACCAAGGACGGCCTGGCCAGCCTGCGCCAGACCGTGACCACCCTGGCCGAGGCCGAAGGCTTGCCCATCCACGCCATGACCGTGCGCGAACGCTTCAACGACTGA
- a CDS encoding CheR family methyltransferase → MPLKSKREPHATISVTPYDLSADEFEQIRVIVKGQTGISLGLHKRDLVISRLSKRLRALGLSSFREYIQYLEEAGDEDEVVQMVNRITTNKTDFFREKHHFEFLAGKVLPALHAAGEASGRRKLRIWSAGCSSGEEPYTIAMTVAAFFDKKPGWDIKILATDIDTGMLTTASRGQYDEALLEPVPRNLLGRYFSRMRDGAGFRYQVKPELRGMITFRKFNFMNETYPLRPDLDVVFCRNVLIYFDNDDKKRILEKIHKVIKPGGHLFVGHSESLMMVKHLFQYVGTTVYQKI, encoded by the coding sequence ATGCCGCTTAAGAGCAAGCGAGAACCGCACGCGACCATCTCGGTGACGCCGTACGATCTTTCGGCCGACGAGTTCGAACAGATCCGCGTGATCGTCAAGGGCCAGACCGGCATCAGCCTGGGTCTGCACAAGCGCGACCTGGTCATCAGCCGCCTGAGCAAACGCCTGCGCGCGCTGGGCCTGTCCTCGTTCCGCGAATATATCCAATACCTGGAGGAAGCCGGCGACGAGGACGAAGTGGTGCAGATGGTCAATCGCATCACCACCAACAAGACCGACTTCTTCAGGGAAAAGCATCACTTCGAGTTTTTGGCGGGGAAAGTCCTGCCGGCGTTGCACGCCGCCGGCGAGGCCAGCGGCAGGCGCAAGTTGCGCATCTGGTCGGCCGGCTGTTCGTCGGGCGAGGAGCCCTACACCATCGCCATGACCGTGGCGGCGTTTTTCGACAAAAAGCCCGGCTGGGACATCAAGATCCTGGCCACCGATATCGACACCGGCATGCTGACCACCGCCAGCCGCGGTCAATACGACGAGGCCTTGCTGGAGCCGGTGCCGCGCAACCTCTTGGGCCGATATTTCTCGCGCATGCGCGATGGGGCGGGTTTTCGCTACCAGGTCAAGCCCGAGTTGCGCGGGATGATCACCTTCCGCAAGTTCAATTTCATGAACGAAACCTATCCCCTGCGGCCGGACCTGGACGTGGTCTTTTGTCGCAACGTGTTGATATACTTCGATAACGACGACAAAAAACGCATCCTGGAAAAAATACACAAGGTCATCAAGCCCGGCGGCCATCTGTTCGTGGGCCATTCCGAATCATTGATGATGGTCAAGCACTTGTTTCAATACGTCGGCACGACGGTTTACCAAAAGATATAA
- a CDS encoding protein-glutamate methylesterase/protein-glutamine glutaminase → MPDKPIKAMVVDDSAMIREFLRATLDAQPDIEVVATAADPYIARDKFLKLRPTVITLDIEMPRMDGLTFLEKLMKAHPTPVVMFSSLTQHGAEATIKALALGAVDFVAKPVVNMRENLPDLAQEIVAKVRSAAGVKAKARRVSPANMQVPRKVEVDEVVSLTKTPPRPGGPMIVLIGASTGGTVALEDVLCRLPADSPPIAVVQHMPEHFTLAFAQRLNEKAHITIAEAQDGQPITSGVCLIAPGGKHMLVERNANGYYANVKDGPPVNRHKPSVDVLFRSGVNSAGPNAVAIIMTGMGDDGAKGLKDLHDCGAFTVAQNEESCVVYGMPKAAVELGAADRIVPLERIAPLVVGLWSQATGRTVG, encoded by the coding sequence ATGCCGGACAAGCCCATCAAGGCCATGGTGGTCGACGACTCGGCCATGATCCGCGAATTTTTGCGCGCGACCCTGGACGCTCAACCCGACATCGAAGTGGTGGCCACCGCCGCCGACCCCTATATCGCCCGTGACAAGTTCCTCAAGCTGCGGCCCACGGTGATCACCCTCGACATCGAAATGCCGCGCATGGACGGGTTGACCTTCCTGGAAAAGCTGATGAAGGCTCACCCCACGCCGGTGGTGATGTTTTCCAGCCTGACCCAGCACGGGGCCGAGGCCACCATCAAGGCCCTGGCCCTGGGCGCGGTGGATTTCGTGGCCAAGCCCGTGGTCAACATGCGCGAAAACCTGCCCGACCTGGCCCAGGAGATCGTGGCCAAGGTGCGCTCCGCCGCCGGGGTCAAGGCCAAGGCCCGGCGGGTCAGCCCGGCCAATATGCAGGTGCCGCGCAAGGTCGAGGTCGACGAGGTGGTCAGCCTGACCAAGACGCCGCCGCGGCCCGGCGGCCCGATGATCGTGCTCATCGGCGCCTCCACCGGCGGCACAGTGGCCTTGGAGGACGTGCTCTGTCGCCTGCCGGCCGACAGCCCGCCCATCGCCGTGGTCCAGCACATGCCCGAACACTTCACCCTGGCCTTTGCCCAGCGGCTCAACGAAAAAGCCCACATCACCATCGCCGAGGCCCAGGACGGCCAACCGATCACCTCCGGCGTCTGCCTGATCGCCCCCGGCGGCAAGCACATGCTCGTCGAGCGCAACGCCAACGGTTATTACGCCAACGTCAAGGACGGCCCGCCGGTCAACCGCCACAAACCATCGGTGGACGTGCTGTTTCGCTCGGGCGTCAACAGCGCCGGGCCCAACGCCGTGGCCATCATCATGACCGGCATGGGCGACGATGGGGCCAAGGGCCTCAAAGATCTACACGATTGCGGCGCCTTCACCGTGGCCCAAAACGAAGAATCATGCGTGGTCTACGGCATGCCCAAGGCCGCCGTGGAGCTTGGCGCGGCCGACCGCATCGTGCCGTTGGAGCGCATCGCGCCCCTGGTGGTGGGGCTGTGGAGTCAGGCCACCGGAAGGACCGTGGGATGA
- a CDS encoding chemotaxis protein CheA, whose product MDDKLLKIFAEESQDLIESLEEGLVNLEGASDPEKINAIFRAAHTMKGNAGIVGFNDVLDLTHLMEGVLDEMRQGKRQPDSDTVGLLLSSVDALKSLVNERLAGGDPPPPVEVIAALGRLLEDDAPPATAGQPPEADRQEEQAPSGPSRFKITLRFQPELFNTGTDPLMLLLELGELGSIEEIICHYDTLPKLSQMDPGMLYLWWELVLATEEPPSTVENVFIFVMDENDISIEPYKPAASRPKPDAEPKPGPKRAAPKPEPPKPAPVEQPRPAPQPAPVSAAQSAPRAAAPTVANPPAAMQPAPTIRVDTDKLDKLVNLVGELVIGVARVMQIAGDDAMPELSAAVDALEHISRDLQEQVMRVRMVPVEATFNRFQRVVRDLASELGKQITLRMSGTETELDKNVIEQIADPLKHLVRNSADHGLEQPDERLRAGKPEAGLIHLRAYQQEGRIIIEVIDDGRGIDREAVLAKAIERGLAAPGVSLSDAEVFGFMFQAGFSTAKQVTEVSGRGVGLDVVRQNIESLRGSVEVESTPGRGTIFRIKLPLTLAIIEGMMVRVGHEILTLPVLSILESLRPKASELKTLEGQGELVSVRGEYLPLVRLHHVLDLPTERTDPTKALVVIIESVSRRFGILVDDILGEQQAVIKSLEHNYHKIEGVAGATILGDGRVSLILDIHGLEKIAFA is encoded by the coding sequence ATGGATGACAAGCTGCTCAAAATCTTCGCCGAGGAGTCCCAGGACCTGATCGAGTCTCTCGAAGAAGGCCTGGTCAACCTGGAAGGCGCCTCCGATCCCGAAAAGATCAACGCCATCTTCCGGGCCGCCCACACCATGAAGGGCAACGCCGGCATCGTCGGTTTCAACGACGTGCTGGACCTGACCCACCTCATGGAGGGCGTGCTCGACGAGATGCGCCAGGGCAAGCGCCAACCCGACTCCGATACGGTGGGGCTGCTGTTGTCGTCGGTGGACGCCCTCAAGTCGTTGGTCAATGAACGCTTGGCCGGCGGCGACCCACCGCCGCCGGTGGAGGTCATCGCCGCCCTGGGCCGGCTGTTGGAAGACGACGCGCCACCGGCCACGGCTGGCCAGCCGCCGGAAGCCGACCGCCAAGAGGAACAAGCGCCGTCCGGGCCGAGCCGCTTCAAAATCACCTTGCGCTTCCAGCCCGAGCTTTTCAACACCGGCACCGACCCACTGATGCTCCTGCTGGAGTTGGGCGAACTTGGCAGCATAGAAGAAATAATCTGTCATTACGATACATTGCCCAAGCTGAGCCAGATGGACCCAGGCATGCTCTACCTGTGGTGGGAGTTGGTCCTGGCCACCGAAGAGCCCCCGAGCACGGTGGAAAACGTCTTTATCTTCGTGATGGATGAAAACGACATCAGCATCGAGCCATACAAGCCGGCCGCCTCAAGGCCCAAACCGGACGCCGAGCCCAAGCCCGGCCCCAAACGCGCCGCGCCCAAACCCGAACCGCCCAAACCGGCCCCCGTCGAGCAGCCAAGGCCCGCGCCCCAGCCGGCCCCGGTAAGCGCGGCCCAATCCGCGCCCCGGGCGGCCGCGCCGACCGTGGCCAACCCTCCCGCGGCGATGCAGCCGGCGCCGACGATCCGCGTGGACACCGACAAGCTGGACAAGCTTGTCAACCTTGTTGGCGAGCTTGTGATCGGGGTGGCGCGGGTGATGCAGATCGCCGGCGACGACGCCATGCCCGAGCTTTCGGCGGCGGTGGACGCCCTGGAGCACATCAGCCGCGACCTGCAGGAGCAGGTCATGCGCGTGCGCATGGTGCCGGTGGAGGCCACCTTCAACCGTTTCCAGCGGGTGGTGCGCGACCTGGCCTCGGAGTTGGGCAAGCAGATCACCCTGCGCATGAGCGGCACCGAGACCGAACTGGACAAAAACGTCATCGAGCAGATCGCCGACCCGCTCAAGCATCTGGTGCGCAACAGCGCCGACCACGGCCTGGAGCAGCCCGACGAGCGGCTGCGCGCCGGCAAGCCCGAAGCGGGCCTGATCCACCTGCGGGCCTATCAGCAAGAGGGCCGCATCATCATCGAGGTCATCGACGACGGCCGGGGCATCGACCGCGAGGCCGTCTTGGCCAAGGCCATCGAGCGGGGCCTGGCCGCGCCGGGCGTGAGCCTCAGCGACGCCGAGGTCTTCGGCTTCATGTTCCAGGCCGGGTTCTCCACGGCCAAACAGGTGACGGAGGTCTCGGGCCGGGGGGTGGGCCTGGACGTGGTGCGGCAGAACATCGAGTCGTTGCGCGGCTCGGTGGAGGTGGAGTCCACGCCGGGCCGGGGCACGATCTTTCGCATCAAGCTGCCGCTGACGCTGGCGATCATCGAGGGCATGATGGTGCGGGTGGGCCACGAGATCCTGACGCTGCCGGTGCTGAGCATTTTGGAGTCGCTGCGGCCCAAGGCCAGCGAGCTAAAGACCCTGGAGGGCCAGGGCGAGCTGGTCAGCGTGCGCGGCGAGTATCTGCCGCTGGTGCGTCTGCACCACGTGCTGGACCTGCCCACCGAACGCACCGACCCCACCAAGGCCCTGGTGGTGATCATCGAGAGCGTTTCCAGGCGCTTCGGCATCTTGGTCGACGACATTTTGGGCGAACAGCAGGCGGTGATCAAGAGCCTGGAACACAATTATCACAAGATCGAGGGCGTGGCTGGCGCCACCATCCTCGGCGACGGCAGGGTCAGCCTGATCCTCGATATCCACGGCCTCGAAAAAATCGCCTTTGCCTGA
- a CDS encoding slipin family protein — protein MSDFWGGLLDFFGAALGGVLPVLVLVILFLISALKVLREYERGVIFRLGRVIAAKGPGLIILIPLIDRMMKVSLRTVAMDVAPQDVITRDNVSVKVNAVVYFRVMDPVKAIIQVEDYLYATGQLAQTTLRSVCGQMELDELLSEREKINGELQQILDQQTDAWGIKVSIVELKHIDLPSEMQRAMARQAEAERERRAKIINSEGEYQAAEKLAEAAAIIAMHPEALQLRYLQTLREVASENNSTTLFPLPIDLFRPFLKMVDKLDDGK, from the coding sequence ATGTCGGATTTTTGGGGCGGTCTGTTGGATTTTTTTGGCGCGGCGCTGGGCGGGGTGCTGCCGGTGCTGGTGCTGGTGATTTTATTTTTGATCTCGGCGCTGAAGGTGCTGCGCGAATACGAGCGCGGGGTGATCTTCCGCCTGGGCCGGGTGATCGCGGCCAAGGGGCCGGGCCTGATCATCTTGATCCCCTTGATCGATCGGATGATGAAGGTCAGCCTGCGCACGGTGGCCATGGACGTTGCCCCGCAAGACGTCATCACCCGTGACAACGTCTCGGTCAAGGTCAACGCGGTGGTCTATTTTCGGGTGATGGACCCGGTCAAGGCGATCATCCAGGTGGAGGATTACCTCTACGCCACCGGCCAACTGGCCCAGACCACCTTGCGTAGCGTCTGCGGCCAGATGGAGTTGGACGAGCTGCTTTCCGAACGCGAAAAAATCAACGGCGAGTTGCAGCAGATCCTGGACCAGCAGACCGACGCCTGGGGCATCAAGGTCAGCATCGTCGAGTTGAAGCACATCGACCTGCCCAGCGAGATGCAGCGGGCCATGGCCCGCCAGGCCGAGGCCGAGCGCGAGCGGCGGGCCAAGATCATCAACTCCGAGGGTGAGTATCAGGCCGCCGAAAAGCTGGCCGAAGCGGCGGCCATCATCGCCATGCATCCCGAGGCCCTGCAACTGCGCTATCTGCAAACCCTGCGCGAGGTGGCCTCGGAAAACAACTCGACGACCCTGTTCCCGCTGCCCATCGATTTGTTCCGGCCGTTTTTGAAAATGGTTGATAAATTGGATGATGGCAAGTAA
- a CDS encoding response regulator gives MSCDKPNDEKLPVRPSRILVADDEDALRELLKRFLETKGHQVVLAQDGREALKLFREQPFDLVLSDVRMPGLDGLQLLAAVKDINPRTPVVLISGYGDIETVVTALKAGAENFLAKPIRIDMLRRVVSQSLSLSARSERRADHFPNVTQQTQIDTPSQQCYINDIIYLIAASAAAVGYVSHDLDNNLKLALVEAIMNAMEHGNKWDENKKIHLTVTIGADMFKIVIADEGPGFDPDKLPDPTSPEQLLAERGRGVFLMRAIMDEITYNQRGNEVTMVKGNPGKAVEQA, from the coding sequence ATGAGCTGCGACAAACCCAACGACGAGAAACTACCGGTCCGGCCGTCGCGCATCCTGGTCGCCGATGACGAAGACGCCCTGCGCGAGTTGCTCAAACGCTTTCTGGAGACCAAGGGCCATCAGGTCGTTCTGGCCCAGGACGGCCGCGAAGCGCTGAAGCTTTTCCGCGAGCAGCCCTTCGACCTGGTGCTCAGCGACGTGCGCATGCCCGGCCTGGATGGCCTGCAACTGCTGGCGGCGGTCAAGGACATCAACCCGCGCACGCCGGTGGTGCTGATCAGCGGTTACGGCGACATCGAGACCGTGGTCACCGCCCTCAAGGCCGGCGCGGAGAACTTTCTGGCCAAGCCCATCCGTATCGACATGCTGCGGCGGGTGGTTAGCCAGTCGCTGAGCCTGAGCGCGCGCAGCGAGCGGCGCGCGGATCACTTCCCCAACGTGACCCAGCAGACCCAGATCGATACGCCCAGCCAGCAATGCTACATCAACGACATCATCTACCTCATCGCCGCCTCGGCGGCGGCGGTGGGCTACGTCAGCCACGACCTGGACAACAACCTCAAGCTGGCCCTGGTCGAAGCGATCATGAACGCCATGGAACACGGCAACAAGTGGGACGAAAACAAAAAAATCCACCTGACCGTAACCATCGGCGCCGATATGTTCAAGATCGTCATCGCCGATGAGGGGCCAGGCTTCGACCCCGACAAGCTGCCCGACCCCACCTCGCCCGAGCAACTGTTGGCCGAACGCGGCCGCGGCGTGTTCCTGATGCGCGCGATCATGGACGAAATCACCTACAACCAACGCGGCAACGAGGTGACCATGGTCAAGGGCAATCCGGGCAAGGCCGTCGAACAGGCTTAA
- a CDS encoding chemotaxis protein CheW — MGEFDDIVPEFIAESTELLEEVENGLLRLEQGNFDQETINTVFRAIHSIKGGAGFVGLTKIERLAHKMEDLLNLIRGGDLQPSQPVTDALLQSLDVLTALFQRVDEHAAIDVDGPIRALEAALSAGVEQEVKAQYDAKDSPNPKSGLPNFQVSNYVLRAKLGQGNLFWIHLNLRLIEKRGLTPTQLINEMLSMGELLDSIVDLPDAGNPHTYEVAEVSFDVLYSTVLDADLLSAALRLEESEFRLVSEGDFAQNGLGEPAPPEEPSAPPPQAQPQAQPQAEAKPQRRNQPPAAKAEAQPPARREQPTPAVEPPAPPEPSEFLTLTLGSEVYGVDILSVQEIIGLPDLTKLPRSPNHVLGVMNLRGMVVPVIDLRLKLRLAETVTDPVVVVVRVGEKIMGAVVDGVNDVIQIEPELVQEAPDFSGAIKRDYLSGLIRHDDDMVILLAIDRLLAPEALGNAA; from the coding sequence ATGGGCGAGTTCGACGACATCGTTCCAGAATTCATAGCCGAATCCACCGAGTTGCTCGAGGAGGTGGAAAACGGCCTGCTGCGCCTGGAGCAGGGCAACTTCGACCAGGAGACCATCAACACCGTTTTCCGGGCCATCCACTCCATCAAGGGTGGCGCGGGTTTCGTGGGCCTGACCAAAATCGAACGCCTGGCCCACAAGATGGAAGACCTGCTCAACCTCATCCGCGGCGGCGACCTGCAACCCAGCCAGCCGGTGACCGACGCCCTGCTGCAATCGCTGGACGTGCTCACGGCCCTGTTCCAGCGGGTGGACGAACACGCCGCCATCGATGTCGACGGCCCCATCCGGGCCTTGGAGGCGGCTTTGTCGGCCGGCGTCGAGCAGGAGGTCAAGGCCCAGTACGACGCCAAGGACTCGCCCAACCCCAAAAGCGGCCTGCCCAACTTCCAGGTCAGCAACTACGTGTTGCGCGCCAAACTGGGCCAGGGCAATCTGTTCTGGATCCACCTCAATCTGCGCCTGATCGAAAAGCGCGGCCTGACGCCGACGCAACTCATCAACGAGATGCTCTCCATGGGCGAGTTGCTCGACTCCATCGTCGACCTGCCCGACGCCGGCAACCCCCACACCTACGAGGTGGCCGAGGTCAGCTTCGACGTGCTCTACTCCACCGTGCTCGACGCCGACCTGTTGTCGGCGGCCCTGCGCCTGGAGGAAAGCGAGTTTCGCCTGGTGAGCGAGGGCGACTTCGCCCAAAACGGCCTTGGTGAACCCGCGCCGCCCGAGGAGCCAAGCGCGCCGCCGCCCCAAGCCCAACCCCAAGCCCAGCCGCAAGCGGAGGCCAAACCCCAGCGCCGCAACCAACCGCCGGCGGCCAAGGCCGAAGCCCAGCCGCCGGCCCGCCGCGAACAACCAACGCCGGCCGTGGAGCCGCCCGCGCCGCCCGAGCCCAGCGAGTTCCTCACCCTGACCCTGGGCAGCGAGGTCTATGGCGTGGACATCCTCTCGGTGCAGGAGATCATCGGCCTGCCCGACCTGACCAAACTGCCCCGCTCGCCCAACCACGTGCTGGGCGTGATGAACTTGCGGGGCATGGTCGTGCCGGTGATCGACCTGCGCCTGAAACTACGCCTGGCCGAAACGGTCACCGACCCGGTGGTGGTGGTGGTGCGCGTGGGCGAAAAGATCATGGGCGCGGTGGTCGACGGCGTCAACGACGTGATCCAGATCGAGCCCGAGTTGGTGCAGGAAGCCCCGGATTTTTCCGGCGCCATCAAGCGTGACTACCTTTCCGGCCTCATCCGCCACGACGACGACATGGTCATCTTGCTGGCCATCGACAGGCTTTTGGCGCCGGAGGCCCTGGGCAATGCCGCTTAA
- a CDS encoding PP2C family protein-serine/threonine phosphatase — protein MINLCGYDPDLRQNPAKILIVDDSKLTREMLRAVMLKFGYKVVTAQHGRAAIEALTAAPDIDLIILDLVMPVMNGFEFLQWRAERPEVNLIPVIVSSSLDDFDAITIALSMNSYDYFTKPLTERDMEVTLPLKITNAVATRRLMLQTRRQNELLNYELEMAARYQQFLLPRDVNIQGVKVAYQFEPCSGVGGDYFDFFELSRDEVGMVVADVSGHGVASAMTATIIKALIPRYLEIYKAPSAALLALNDDLLKLTPDDVFVTAFAGVYRPASRQLIWSTAGHPSPILARKDRPASLLGEESPILGFFASNDATMKLCDQLIDILPGDRLVLYTDGLIEAKNQADVMFGVNRLTHLVGSGGGVATEALKDMICQELFRFVGGPINDDVAIIVLDF, from the coding sequence ATGATCAACCTCTGCGGGTACGATCCTGACCTGCGTCAGAACCCCGCGAAAATCCTGATCGTTGACGACTCCAAACTGACCCGCGAGATGCTGCGGGCGGTGATGCTCAAGTTCGGCTACAAGGTCGTCACCGCCCAGCACGGCCGCGCGGCCATCGAGGCCCTGACGGCCGCGCCCGACATCGATCTGATCATCCTGGACCTGGTCATGCCGGTGATGAACGGCTTCGAGTTTTTGCAGTGGCGCGCCGAACGCCCCGAGGTCAACCTGATACCGGTCATCGTCAGCAGCTCGCTGGACGACTTCGACGCCATCACCATCGCCCTGTCCATGAACAGCTACGACTACTTCACCAAGCCCCTCACCGAGCGGGACATGGAAGTGACCCTGCCGCTGAAGATCACCAACGCCGTGGCCACCCGCCGGCTGATGCTCCAGACCAGGCGGCAGAACGAGTTGCTCAATTACGAACTGGAGATGGCCGCCCGCTACCAACAGTTCTTGCTGCCCCGCGACGTCAACATCCAAGGCGTCAAGGTGGCCTACCAGTTCGAGCCGTGCAGTGGCGTGGGCGGCGACTATTTCGACTTTTTCGAGCTTTCGCGTGACGAAGTGGGCATGGTCGTGGCCGACGTTTCGGGCCACGGCGTGGCATCGGCCATGACCGCCACCATCATCAAGGCCCTGATCCCACGCTACCTGGAAATCTACAAAGCGCCCAGCGCCGCCCTGCTGGCCCTCAACGACGACCTGCTCAAGCTCACCCCCGACGATGTCTTCGTCACCGCCTTCGCGGGCGTCTATCGCCCGGCCAGCCGCCAGCTGATTTGGTCCACGGCCGGGCACCCCTCGCCGATCCTGGCCCGCAAGGACAGGCCGGCCAGCCTTTTGGGCGAGGAATCGCCTATCTTGGGATTTTTCGCATCCAACGATGCTACCATGAAACTCTGCGACCAATTGATCGACATTCTGCCCGGCGATCGGTTGGTCCTCTACACCGATGGCCTGATCGAGGCCAAAAACCAAGCGGACGTCATGTTCGGCGTCAACCGCCTGACCCACCTCGTCGGTTCGGGTGGCGGAGTGGCGACCGAAGCGCTCAAGGACATGATCTGCCAAGAGCTGTTTCGCTTCGTCGGGGGCCCGATCAACGATGACGTCGCCATTATCGTATTGGATTTTTAA
- a CDS encoding protein CheD: MVKRYHNQLKRDMILIQPGEYYVTKKDEVIATVLGSCISVCLRDNDNRIGGMNHFMLPGDFRAEEVFSSNSGRYGMYAMELLIGDLLKLGGGKTNLSAKVFGGGHVLNSVPQTAKNVPQANIDFVKAFLSMEGIPVVNSDVGGRYGRKVLYLPSTGKAYVRSLVPEDNRKLADREVKYEKHLRKETKSEDLTLF; this comes from the coding sequence ATGGTCAAACGCTATCACAACCAGCTAAAACGGGACATGATCCTGATCCAGCCTGGTGAATATTACGTCACCAAAAAAGACGAGGTCATCGCCACCGTGCTGGGCTCTTGCATCAGCGTGTGCCTGCGCGACAACGACAACCGCATCGGCGGCATGAACCACTTCATGCTGCCCGGCGATTTTCGCGCCGAGGAAGTCTTCTCCAGCAACAGCGGACGCTACGGCATGTACGCCATGGAGTTGCTGATCGGCGACCTGCTCAAGCTCGGCGGCGGCAAGACCAACCTCTCGGCCAAGGTCTTTGGCGGCGGCCACGTGCTCAACTCCGTCCCCCAGACGGCCAAAAACGTGCCCCAGGCCAACATCGATTTCGTCAAGGCCTTTTTGTCGATGGAAGGCATCCCCGTGGTCAACTCCGACGTGGGCGGGCGCTACGGCCGCAAGGTTTTGTACCTGCCCAGCACCGGCAAGGCCTACGTGCGCAGCCTCGTGCCCGAGGACAACCGCAAGCTGGCCGACCGCGAGGTCAAATACGAAAAGCATTTGCGCAAAGAAACCAAAAGCGAAGACCTCACGCTCTTTTGA
- a CDS encoding Rho termination factor N-terminal domain-containing protein — translation MADDQIFAKPLEKMTVKELRDLALTINGIVGVHSMKKEELMAAIKEAKGIVDEEGEKKFARQIRQIKADIRTLREKRDQAREKDDKNAVAILRRRISRLKKQTRNLATA, via the coding sequence ATGGCGGATGATCAGATTTTTGCCAAACCGCTGGAAAAAATGACCGTCAAGGAGTTGCGCGACCTGGCCCTGACCATCAACGGCATCGTCGGCGTGCACAGCATGAAAAAAGAAGAGCTGATGGCGGCCATCAAGGAAGCCAAGGGCATCGTCGACGAGGAAGGCGAAAAGAAATTCGCTCGTCAGATTCGCCAGATCAAGGCCGACATCCGCACCCTACGGGAAAAGCGCGACCAGGCCCGCGAAAAAGACGACAAGAACGCCGTGGCCATCCTGCGCCGGCGCATCAGCCGCCTGAAGAAGCAGACCCGCAATCTGGCCACCGCCTAG